A genomic window from Solanum dulcamara chromosome 11, daSolDulc1.2, whole genome shotgun sequence includes:
- the LOC129874963 gene encoding rust resistance kinase Lr10-like isoform X1 has translation MQIRVLEMSILFFLVFCPLLSLGHRPEGCEDSWCKNDGPVIHFPFRLSHQPKHCGFPGFELKCNNKNDTILELPSSVHLVVEEIDYFSQQIDLYDPDECIVAKLPKLNLSQSNFRNADDHTVLFNCSAPFTGYYAGFSVPCLGSSGYQVHAVSSTLSLELFLSGPCTKIHHYPYSVSTFSENKLQLNWPIPLCGKCEFKGMDCGFKDEIKLLETHCFNRTMTQKGIITKHPLIAGIILGTALVCIIVFSLYQLYLTSRNERESRVRLEKFLEDYTAIRPTRYSYADIKKITEEFNEKLGEGSYGTVYKGRLSSEIYVAVKVLRDSKGKGEEFINEIGTIGRIHHVNVVRLVGFCADGFRRALIYEYLPNDSLERFILPASSSPGAHSLISWNKLQHIALGTARGIEYLHQGCDQQILHFDIKPQNILLDHNLNPKICDFGLAKLCSKEKSAVTMTAARGTIGYIAPEVLSRNFGKVSHKSDIYSFGMFLLEMVGGRIKMDPKTNNHSKVNSFEWIYRHLEKGEELRIRIEEEGDGTIVRKLAIVGLWCIQWHPNDRPSIKEVTQMLEGDGSHLNLSPNPFMAATNTPKFNASPHSEDLDVILEIE, from the exons ATGCAAATAAGAGTTTTAGAAATGTCCATCTTATTTTTCTTGGTATTTTGCCCATTGCTTAGTTTAGGACACAGACCAGAGGGTTGTGAGGATTCTTGGTGCAAGAATGATGGTCCCGTCATTCATTTCCCATTCAGACTCAGTCATCAACCAAAACATTGTGGCTTTCCTGGCTTTGAACTAAAGTGTAACAATAAAAACGACACCATCCTTGAGCTTCCCTCGTCTGTTCACTTAGTTGTTGAAGAAATTGATTATTTCTCACAGCAAATTGACCTTTATGATCCTGACGAGTGCATAGTAGCCAAGCTACCAAAACTGAATTTGTCACAATCTAATTTCAGAAATGCTGACGATCACACTGTCCTATTCAATTGTTCTGCACCATTCACAGGTTATTATGCTGGTTTCTCGGTTCCATGTCTTGGTTCTTCTGGTTACCAAGTACATGCTGTTTCTTCGACTTTAAGCCTCGAATTATTCTTGTCTGGGCCTTGCACAAAAATTCATCATTACCCATACTCAGTTTCAACATTTAGTGAGAACAAGCTGCAGCTGAATTGGCCTATACCACTCTGTGGAAAATGTGAGTTCAAAGGAATGGATTGTGGTTTCAAGGATGAAATAAAGCTATTGGAAACTCATTGTTTCAATCGAACTATGACCCAAAAAG GTATTATTACTAAGCATCCCTTGATTGCAG GTATAATTTTAGGTACAGCGCTTGTTTGCATTATTGTCTTCTCACTATATCAGCTATATTTGACAAGTagaaatgaaagagagagtcgAGTTAGACTTGAAAAGTTTTTGGAAGACTACACGGCCATCAGACCGACCCGATATTCTTATGCTGATATTAAGAAGATAACAGAAGAATTTAATGAAAAGTTAGGAGAAGGGAGTTATGGAACTGTATACAAAGGCAGACTTTCCAGTGAAATCTATGTTGCAGTAAAAGTCCTACGCGACTCCAAGGGTAAAGGGGAAGAATTTATCAATGAAATCGGAACCATTGGGAGAATCCACCATGTTAACGTGGTCCGCTTGGTTGGTTTTTGTGCTGATGGATTCAGACGAGCTCTGATCTATGAATACCTACCAAATGATTCACTTGAAAGGTTCATTTTACCAGCGAGCTCCAGCCCGGGTGCTCACTCACTCATCAGCTGGAACAAGCTTCAACATATTGCTCTGGGTACGGCAAGAGGGATTGAGTATCTTCACCAGGGATGTGATCAGCAAATCCTACATTTCGATATCAAACCACAAAACATCCTTTTAGACCACAACTTGAACCCAAAAATATGCGATTTTGGCCTAGCCAAACTGTGTTCTAAAGAAAAAAGTGCGGTCACTATGACAGCTGCTAGGGGAACCATTGGCTACATTGCACCAGAAGTGCTATCAAGAAACTTTGGTAAAGTTTCTCATAAGTCTGATATTTATAGCTTTGGGATGTTCTTGTTAGAAATGGTTGGTGGGAGGATAAAGATGGATCCTAAGACGAATAATCACAGCAAAGTGAATTCTTTTGAATGGATATATAGACATTTGGAGAAAGGGGAAGAATTAAGGATTCGgatagaagaagaaggagatggTACAATTGTGAGAAAACTAGCTATTGTTGGACTTTGGTGCATACAGTGGCATCCCAATGATAGGCCTTCAATAAAAGAAGTTACTCAGATGCTGGAAGGAGATGGGAGTCATCTCAACTTGTCCCCAAATCCTTTTATGGCGGCTACTAATACGCCTAAGTTCAATGCAAGTCCTCACAGTGAAGATCTAGACGTGATATTAGAAATTGAATAA
- the LOC129874963 gene encoding rust resistance kinase Lr10-like isoform X2, translating into MQIRVLEMSILFFLVFCPLLSLGHRPEGCEDSWCKNDGPVIHFPFRLSHQPKHCGFPGFELKCNNKNDTILELPSSVHLVVEEIDYFSQQIDLYDPDECIVAKLPKLNLSQSNFRNADDHTVLFNCSAPFTGYYAGFSVPCLGSSGYQVHAVSSTLSLELFLSGPCTKIHHYPYSVSTFSENKLQLNWPIPLCGKCEFKGMDCGFKDEIKLLETHCFNRTMTQKGIILGTALVCIIVFSLYQLYLTSRNERESRVRLEKFLEDYTAIRPTRYSYADIKKITEEFNEKLGEGSYGTVYKGRLSSEIYVAVKVLRDSKGKGEEFINEIGTIGRIHHVNVVRLVGFCADGFRRALIYEYLPNDSLERFILPASSSPGAHSLISWNKLQHIALGTARGIEYLHQGCDQQILHFDIKPQNILLDHNLNPKICDFGLAKLCSKEKSAVTMTAARGTIGYIAPEVLSRNFGKVSHKSDIYSFGMFLLEMVGGRIKMDPKTNNHSKVNSFEWIYRHLEKGEELRIRIEEEGDGTIVRKLAIVGLWCIQWHPNDRPSIKEVTQMLEGDGSHLNLSPNPFMAATNTPKFNASPHSEDLDVILEIE; encoded by the exons ATGCAAATAAGAGTTTTAGAAATGTCCATCTTATTTTTCTTGGTATTTTGCCCATTGCTTAGTTTAGGACACAGACCAGAGGGTTGTGAGGATTCTTGGTGCAAGAATGATGGTCCCGTCATTCATTTCCCATTCAGACTCAGTCATCAACCAAAACATTGTGGCTTTCCTGGCTTTGAACTAAAGTGTAACAATAAAAACGACACCATCCTTGAGCTTCCCTCGTCTGTTCACTTAGTTGTTGAAGAAATTGATTATTTCTCACAGCAAATTGACCTTTATGATCCTGACGAGTGCATAGTAGCCAAGCTACCAAAACTGAATTTGTCACAATCTAATTTCAGAAATGCTGACGATCACACTGTCCTATTCAATTGTTCTGCACCATTCACAGGTTATTATGCTGGTTTCTCGGTTCCATGTCTTGGTTCTTCTGGTTACCAAGTACATGCTGTTTCTTCGACTTTAAGCCTCGAATTATTCTTGTCTGGGCCTTGCACAAAAATTCATCATTACCCATACTCAGTTTCAACATTTAGTGAGAACAAGCTGCAGCTGAATTGGCCTATACCACTCTGTGGAAAATGTGAGTTCAAAGGAATGGATTGTGGTTTCAAGGATGAAATAAAGCTATTGGAAACTCATTGTTTCAATCGAACTATGACCCAAAAAG GTATAATTTTAGGTACAGCGCTTGTTTGCATTATTGTCTTCTCACTATATCAGCTATATTTGACAAGTagaaatgaaagagagagtcgAGTTAGACTTGAAAAGTTTTTGGAAGACTACACGGCCATCAGACCGACCCGATATTCTTATGCTGATATTAAGAAGATAACAGAAGAATTTAATGAAAAGTTAGGAGAAGGGAGTTATGGAACTGTATACAAAGGCAGACTTTCCAGTGAAATCTATGTTGCAGTAAAAGTCCTACGCGACTCCAAGGGTAAAGGGGAAGAATTTATCAATGAAATCGGAACCATTGGGAGAATCCACCATGTTAACGTGGTCCGCTTGGTTGGTTTTTGTGCTGATGGATTCAGACGAGCTCTGATCTATGAATACCTACCAAATGATTCACTTGAAAGGTTCATTTTACCAGCGAGCTCCAGCCCGGGTGCTCACTCACTCATCAGCTGGAACAAGCTTCAACATATTGCTCTGGGTACGGCAAGAGGGATTGAGTATCTTCACCAGGGATGTGATCAGCAAATCCTACATTTCGATATCAAACCACAAAACATCCTTTTAGACCACAACTTGAACCCAAAAATATGCGATTTTGGCCTAGCCAAACTGTGTTCTAAAGAAAAAAGTGCGGTCACTATGACAGCTGCTAGGGGAACCATTGGCTACATTGCACCAGAAGTGCTATCAAGAAACTTTGGTAAAGTTTCTCATAAGTCTGATATTTATAGCTTTGGGATGTTCTTGTTAGAAATGGTTGGTGGGAGGATAAAGATGGATCCTAAGACGAATAATCACAGCAAAGTGAATTCTTTTGAATGGATATATAGACATTTGGAGAAAGGGGAAGAATTAAGGATTCGgatagaagaagaaggagatggTACAATTGTGAGAAAACTAGCTATTGTTGGACTTTGGTGCATACAGTGGCATCCCAATGATAGGCCTTCAATAAAAGAAGTTACTCAGATGCTGGAAGGAGATGGGAGTCATCTCAACTTGTCCCCAAATCCTTTTATGGCGGCTACTAATACGCCTAAGTTCAATGCAAGTCCTCACAGTGAAGATCTAGACGTGATATTAGAAATTGAATAA